The Schistosoma haematobium chromosome 7, whole genome shotgun sequence genome contains a region encoding:
- the RPN2_1 gene encoding proteasome regulatory particle base subunit, variant 2 (EggNog:ENOG410VAE1~COG:O), which produces MQVGTATSVLNPTSEYLNSQGTWVTYILVILVVHFILLCVPLFTTAVVWTLTCTFHNVVCSYHFQCYSNLVVSYKYIYFISLYSQVMYRLLHWEKGSPYETLDQGESRVLTQWEQFDDGEQFSPTKKFLLVVPIVLFPSFQSVGTCPSSQILLKRMWSIFTVTAMSAPSASSGMLSGPAASPLLICLMIMLISSVVGGPTSIGRFLLASFYTEYDPLHCFINASSMIVLAVLPKLPQFYRVRFFGINRW; this is translated from the exons ATGCAAGTTGGGACTGCAACGTCGGTTCTAAATCCTACTTCGGAATATTTGAATAGTCAAGGGACATGGGTCACGTATATTTTGGTGATTCTGGTAGTGCACTTCATCTTACTATGCGTCCCACTCTTCACTACCGCCGTTGTTTGGACGTTGACTTGTACTTTTCACAATGTTGTATGTTCTTATCATTT TCAATGTTATTCCAATCTCGTCGTATcctataaatatatttacttcATATCACTTTATTCTCAGGTTATGTATCGCTTGTTACACTGGGAGAAAGGAAGCCCGTATGAAACATTAGATCAGGGAGAATCTCGTGTTCTCACTCAGTGGGAGCAGTTTGACGATGGTGAGCAATTTTCACCGACGAAGAAATTCCTCTTAGTTGTCCCGATTGTTTT gtttccttctttccagtccgttgGTACTTGTCCTTCATCCCAAATTttactgaagagaatgtggagtatcttcACAGTTACTGCTATGTCTGCTCCCAGTGCTTCctctggaatgttgtctggtcctgctgcttcaccgctcttgatttgtctgatgatcATGCTGATCTCGTCagttgttggtgggccaacgtCGATTGGTAG ATTCTTACTTGCAAGTTTCTACACAGAATACGACCCTCTTCATTGTTTTATCAACGCATCGTCAATGATTGTTCTAGCCGTACTTCCTAAGTTGCCTCAGTTTTATAGGGTTCGTTTTTTTGGTATCAATCGTTGGTAG
- the RPN2_1 gene encoding proteasome regulatory particle base subunit (EggNog:ENOG410VZFN), with translation MLLFSLSVALVPLPKSLLNRTWSMFAVACISDFSASDSILLGPAAFPLLIFLMAILFSSVVGGVTSIGKFVGAASISGGFNGVGLFKSFFQPLSRSHIRTPFHHPSHFC, from the coding sequence ATGCTTCTTTTCAGCCTGTCTgtggcacttgttcctcttcCCAAATCCTtactgaatagaacgtggagcatgtttgcagttgcttgtatttctgacttcagtgcttcagacAGTATATTGTTAGGTCCCGCTGCTTTTCCACTGTTGATttttctgatggccatcctgttttcttcggtcgttggtggagtgacatctataggaaagtttgtaggtgctgcttcgattTCCGGTGGATTTAATGGAGttggcctattcaagagtttcTTTCAACCATTAAGCAGGTCACATATTCGAACCCCGTTTCATCATCCATCTCACTTCTGCTAA